One segment of Balaenoptera ricei isolate mBalRic1 chromosome 8, mBalRic1.hap2, whole genome shotgun sequence DNA contains the following:
- the LOC132369835 gene encoding olfactory receptor 2D3, with translation MGEENHTFVAEFIFLGLSQDLQTQILLFILFLIIYLLTVLGNLLITILIFMDSRLHTPMYFFLRNLSFTDLCFSTSIVPQVLVHFLVKRKTISFFGCMTQIIVFLLVGGTECALLAVMSYDRYVAVCKPLHYSTVMTQQVCIQLAIGSWASGALVSLVDTTFTFQLPYQGQNIINHYFCEPPALLKLASADTYSTEMAIFAMGVVILLAPVSLILVSYWNIISTVIQMQSGEGRLKAFSTCGSHLIVVVLFYGSGIFTYMWPNSKTTEEWDKMISVFYTVVTPMLNPIIYSLRNKDVKGSLRKLTGRKSSSQRR, from the coding sequence ATGGGAGAAGAAAACCACACTTTTGTGGCTGAGTTTATCTTCCTTGGCCTTTCACAGGACTTGCAGACCCAGATCCtgctgtttattctttttcttatcatttaTCTGTTGACTGTGCTTGGAAACCTGCTCATCACTATTCTCATCTTCATGGATTCTCGACTTCACACCCCCATGTACTTTTTTCTTAGAAATCTCTCTTTCACAGATCTCTGTTTCTCTACTAGTATTGTCCCTCAAGTGTTGGTCCACTTCCTGGTAAAGAGgaaaactatttctttttttgggtGTATGACACAGATCATTGTTTTCCTTCTGGTTGGGGGCACAGAATGCGCACTGCTGGCAGTGATGTCCTATGACCGGTAtgtggctgtctgcaagccccTGCACTACTCCACCGTCATGACCCAACAAGTGTGTATCCAGTTGGCCATAGGGTCCTGGGCTAGTGGCGCACTAGTGTCTCTGGTAGATACCACCTTTACTTTCCAACTTCCCTATCAAGGACAGAACATTATCAATCACTACTTTTGTGAACCCCCTGCCCTCCTGAAGCTGGCTTCAGCAGATACTTACAGCACAGAAATGGCCATCTTTGCAATGGGTGTGGTCATCCTCTTAGCTCCTGTCTCCCTGATCCTTGTCTCCTACTGGAATATCATCTCCACTGTGATCCAGATGCagtctggggaggggaggctcaAGGCTTTCTCTACCTGTGGCTCCCATCTCATTGTTGTTGTCCTCTTTTATGGATCAGGAATATTTACCTACATGTGGCCAAATTCCAAGACCACAGAAGAATGGGATAAAATGATATCTGTGTTCTATACAGTGGTGACTCCAATGTTGAACCCCATAATTTATAGCCTGAGAAACAAGGACGTCAAAGGAAGTCTCAGGAAACTGACTGGAAGAAAGTCCTCTTCTCAGAGACGGTGA